From a region of the Terriglobales bacterium genome:
- a CDS encoding radical SAM protein: MILLFNPRATRPRNCRLPLSILALGAVLEGREDYVIIDGNLDDHAVNSLLSVIEKDHIELLGVTVMPGPQMVAAMEASREIRLRHPKLPIVWGGYFPSIYPDAALNAKYVDYVVRGQGEETLLELISALRGNRSLDTVAGLSYKDMFGLHRHNCERLMKGPDAFPRTPFYRVLVERYLRPSFFGKRTAVHHASIGCPFRCSFCGVHAAYGTRELMESPARTASTLEHLKERYGADSVQFYDMNFFLAESHTRELADRMTLLNLRWWCEARIDIMCRYSDDTFQKLRAAGCTMIFFGAESGSDWALKEMKKGITTAQTLELAARIRQFGIIPEFSFVIGNPRDPERDTTETLHFIRKIKHINPESEIIIYHYTPVPQRDSMYGKIDGQISFPATPEEWATKRWMDFTLRIDPNTPWLTKATKDLIDNFETVINARWPTVQDIRAPRWSRVLLKTLSAWRYKTETYAFPKELEWAHQFIELRKPKRESL, encoded by the coding sequence GTGATCTTGCTTTTCAATCCCAGGGCGACGCGTCCGCGGAACTGTCGCCTACCGCTTTCGATCCTGGCTCTCGGGGCCGTACTCGAAGGCCGCGAAGACTACGTAATCATTGACGGTAACCTCGACGACCATGCGGTGAACAGTCTGCTTTCTGTTATCGAAAAGGACCACATTGAGCTACTCGGGGTAACCGTGATGCCCGGTCCGCAGATGGTCGCCGCGATGGAAGCCAGTCGCGAAATTCGACTCCGCCATCCGAAGCTGCCAATTGTTTGGGGTGGATACTTCCCTTCTATCTATCCGGATGCCGCGCTGAATGCAAAGTACGTCGACTACGTTGTGCGTGGACAAGGCGAAGAGACTCTGCTCGAATTGATAAGCGCGCTTCGTGGAAACCGCAGCCTCGACACCGTTGCAGGCCTTTCCTACAAGGATATGTTCGGTTTGCATCGCCACAACTGCGAGCGCCTGATGAAGGGCCCCGATGCCTTCCCTCGCACCCCCTTTTACCGTGTTCTCGTTGAGCGGTACCTGCGGCCGTCATTCTTCGGAAAACGCACGGCGGTGCATCACGCCAGTATTGGGTGCCCATTCAGATGCAGCTTCTGCGGCGTTCATGCCGCATACGGGACGCGCGAGTTAATGGAATCACCCGCGCGGACCGCCTCCACACTCGAACATCTTAAGGAACGCTACGGCGCCGACTCGGTCCAGTTCTACGACATGAATTTCTTTTTGGCCGAGTCGCATACCCGCGAACTCGCCGATCGCATGACTCTGCTCAATCTTCGCTGGTGGTGCGAAGCACGTATCGACATTATGTGCCGGTACTCCGATGATACCTTTCAGAAACTTCGCGCCGCAGGATGCACCATGATTTTCTTTGGTGCCGAATCCGGCTCTGACTGGGCGCTGAAGGAAATGAAAAAAGGAATCACGACTGCGCAGACGCTCGAACTCGCGGCCAGAATCCGTCAATTCGGCATAATTCCCGAATTCTCATTTGTGATCGGTAACCCGAGAGACCCGGAACGCGATACCACCGAAACGCTTCACTTCATCCGCAAAATAAAACACATAAATCCGGAATCAGAAATCATCATCTATCACTACACTCCTGTACCGCAGCGCGATTCGATGTACGGCAAGATTGACGGCCAGATTTCTTTCCCAGCCACGCCGGAAGAGTGGGCGACCAAGCGCTGGATGGACTTCACGCTTCGAATAGACCCGAACACGCCATGGTTAACGAAAGCGACCAAGGACCTCATTGACAACTTTGAAACCGTCATCAATGCGCGTTGGCCGACGGTGCAGGATATCCGTGCTCCTCGTTGGAGCCGAGTTCTTCTCAAGACTCTGAGTGCATGGCGCTACAAAACAGAAACCTACGCATTCCCCAAGGAACTTGAGTGGGCACACCAGTTCATCGAGTTGCGAAAGCCCAAGCGGGAGAGCCTGTAG
- a CDS encoding cytochrome c, with translation MFRILQLAFLILLVVVAVACRASAPGKVETALMTRAKRLLFVGNKDARNPLQANPQTIESGKEAFSSYCMVCHGLDGQNTGVPFADRMSPPVPNLTSKEVQSYTDGQLKWIIENGLSPSGMPASKGILNDDEIWSIVAYIRNLPKPGSLGEPCIYTGECSQPEPGQVQPQKAGAQ, from the coding sequence GTGTTTCGCATTCTACAACTCGCGTTCCTTATTTTGCTGGTGGTGGTGGCGGTCGCATGCCGCGCATCAGCGCCGGGAAAGGTCGAGACCGCCTTGATGACACGGGCGAAACGCTTGCTGTTTGTTGGCAACAAGGACGCCAGGAATCCGCTGCAGGCGAACCCGCAAACAATCGAGTCCGGCAAGGAGGCATTTTCCAGCTATTGCATGGTGTGTCATGGATTGGATGGCCAGAACACTGGAGTTCCTTTCGCGGACCGAATGTCCCCGCCAGTGCCTAACCTCACTTCCAAGGAAGTGCAGTCATACACAGACGGTCAACTCAAGTGGATCATCGAAAACGGACTCTCACCGTCAGGAATGCCGGCGTCCAAAGGGATCCTAAATGACGACGAGATCTGGTCGATAGTAGCCTACATCCGTAATCTGCCGAAGCCTGGAAGCCTGGGAGAGCCCTGCATCTATACCGGTGAATGTTCCCAGCCCGAGCCCGGCCAAGTTCAACCGCAGAAAGCCGGTGCGCAGTGA
- a CDS encoding radical SAM protein — MGARSKKVVFFFPQFASTEATAPLGILAVATPLLRAGYEVCLIDSTITPNFQKRVLEEVKDAICLGISLVTGPMIRDTVEIASAVKKWNPDFPIVLGGWHPSLLPRQTLEAPFIDVVVRGQGEDAMLEVVRHIESRSAMDLISGIGVKRDGKLMFTQERPLKPIASLPPKAYQLADFDAYEKSCGRRWAMYISSLACPFNCSYCTNAGVYGRKWNALSPEQFVEETVDLASRYNLELLWIVDDNFLVDLDRARLIGEGLVRAGARFKWSIQATTNLTARLSLEDLRLLRRSGLHQICQGVDSGSEKILRAMNKEFQDFDSIYESASRCIEADIRPSFNIIFAYPGEGSKERRETVDFMMDVCRRFPGAEFWTNIFTPYPGSPIMEHASELGIQVPSTLEGWADFFPRYTVLPWLNGREHRRLQVMRDYLRIAFDRIPIAADSRDRFTRRVQKCISIPARWRLDHDFYSAPVELWVNNKLKQRTASFRPAVDAKRLEPRTSEAAC; from the coding sequence GTGGGTGCGCGTTCAAAAAAGGTCGTCTTCTTCTTCCCTCAATTCGCGAGCACCGAAGCCACAGCCCCCTTGGGGATTTTGGCGGTTGCAACTCCGCTGCTTCGGGCCGGATACGAAGTCTGTCTTATCGATTCGACCATCACGCCGAATTTTCAGAAACGAGTCCTTGAAGAGGTGAAAGACGCTATATGTCTCGGAATCTCACTCGTGACGGGACCGATGATTCGCGACACCGTTGAGATCGCAAGCGCCGTGAAGAAGTGGAACCCTGATTTCCCGATTGTTCTCGGAGGCTGGCATCCGTCTCTGTTGCCGCGGCAAACGCTTGAGGCTCCATTCATTGACGTTGTCGTGCGCGGCCAAGGTGAAGACGCGATGCTTGAGGTGGTGCGCCATATCGAAAGTCGCTCCGCAATGGATCTCATCAGCGGTATTGGCGTCAAGCGTGATGGCAAACTGATGTTCACGCAGGAACGTCCGCTGAAACCCATTGCCAGTCTGCCTCCCAAAGCTTACCAACTGGCCGATTTCGATGCCTACGAGAAGAGTTGCGGGCGTCGCTGGGCCATGTACATCTCTAGCTTGGCGTGTCCCTTTAACTGCTCGTATTGCACGAATGCCGGAGTCTATGGACGCAAGTGGAATGCGCTATCGCCAGAACAGTTCGTTGAAGAAACAGTTGATCTCGCCTCTCGTTACAACCTCGAGTTGCTCTGGATCGTTGACGACAATTTTCTCGTTGACCTCGATCGTGCGCGGCTGATTGGCGAAGGCTTGGTTCGTGCGGGTGCACGTTTTAAGTGGAGCATTCAGGCAACGACCAATTTAACGGCACGGCTCTCCCTTGAAGACCTGCGTCTTCTCCGGCGTAGTGGACTGCACCAGATTTGCCAGGGCGTCGATTCGGGCTCCGAAAAGATTCTCAGGGCGATGAATAAAGAGTTCCAGGACTTCGACTCGATCTACGAGAGTGCGTCTCGGTGTATAGAGGCGGACATACGACCGTCGTTCAACATCATCTTTGCCTACCCAGGCGAAGGCTCGAAAGAACGCCGCGAGACCGTGGACTTCATGATGGACGTCTGCCGGCGGTTCCCAGGCGCGGAGTTCTGGACGAACATCTTCACCCCCTATCCCGGATCGCCAATTATGGAACACGCTTCGGAGCTTGGCATCCAGGTCCCCAGCACTCTTGAAGGATGGGCCGACTTCTTTCCCCGTTATACCGTTTTGCCCTGGCTCAACGGGCGAGAGCATCGCCGCCTGCAGGTCATGCGGGACTATCTACGCATTGCCTTTGACCGCATACCGATTGCAGCCGATTCACGCGATCGATTTACTCGGCGGGTTCAGAAATGTATTTCCATTCCCGCCCGCTGGCGTCTCGATCACGATTTCTACTCCGCGCCAGTGGAATTATGGGTCAACAACAAGCTTAAGCAGCGCACCGCCTCCTTTAGGCCAGCAGTGGATGCAAAGCGACTTGAACCACGCACTTCCGAGGCCGCCTGCTGA
- a CDS encoding radical SAM protein, with translation MTRSTPKVVLFYPPYDGPPLSAPLCLLTLASSLRKAGFQPVIIDAAIDSNYRASCLREAKDAICVGISVLTGPMILGAIEIANSLRSHLPHVPIAFGGWHPSLLPEQTLREPFVDFIVRGQGEITLVELASALRDHAETSGIAGLSWKSGSEIVHNPSRRVELLDSLPTPAFDLAQVDAYERVTGIRKLAYATSVGCPYACNYCTDMVFYKRRFNALSAGRVVEEMIGLAERYRLQEIALLDSNFPVDVRRAIAIARGIHDSSVRFRWTFQASTDFLCRMSDDDARLLGKSGVSHMGFGTESTSAPVLKLMNKRHQRVDEMYETARKAELGGIHVTFNLIFGYPGETESDRLETFRTMSDIAGHFWNVSFSPNIFTPYPGIPIWPELRELGVHEPQSLREWADMPLGTNVLPWLRGEDLSRLRRVLAYFLLNNQIRKATRTFPLLQRSARKFLAAPVRWRLRANRFSFPWELWIARSTEKLVTRRSLLTGETLRTQDVC, from the coding sequence ATGACGCGCTCAACACCCAAGGTCGTCTTGTTCTATCCGCCATACGACGGCCCACCGCTGAGCGCTCCTCTTTGCTTACTTACGCTCGCGTCGTCGTTACGAAAAGCCGGCTTCCAACCCGTGATTATCGATGCGGCCATAGATTCGAACTACAGAGCCAGCTGTCTGCGAGAAGCAAAGGATGCCATATGCGTTGGGATTTCAGTCCTTACCGGGCCGATGATTCTTGGCGCCATTGAAATTGCCAATTCGCTAAGGTCACATCTACCGCATGTTCCAATTGCCTTCGGTGGATGGCATCCCAGTCTTTTGCCTGAACAGACATTACGCGAGCCATTCGTAGACTTCATCGTTCGCGGACAGGGCGAAATCACTCTCGTCGAGCTTGCTTCCGCACTTCGTGATCACGCTGAGACGTCAGGTATTGCCGGATTGTCATGGAAGTCTGGGTCGGAGATCGTCCACAACCCTTCGCGTCGCGTGGAACTCCTGGATTCGCTCCCGACTCCGGCTTTCGATCTCGCGCAGGTAGACGCTTACGAGCGTGTCACTGGTATTCGCAAACTTGCTTATGCCACGAGCGTGGGATGTCCGTATGCGTGCAACTACTGCACCGACATGGTCTTCTACAAGCGACGGTTCAACGCTCTGTCTGCCGGACGGGTTGTTGAAGAGATGATCGGCTTGGCAGAGCGTTACCGGCTTCAGGAAATCGCACTTCTGGATTCCAACTTCCCCGTCGATGTTCGTCGCGCTATCGCAATTGCCAGGGGAATCCATGATTCCAGCGTGCGCTTCCGGTGGACCTTTCAAGCTTCGACGGACTTTCTCTGCCGCATGAGTGACGACGACGCCCGCCTGCTTGGCAAGAGCGGCGTTTCGCACATGGGCTTCGGCACTGAATCCACATCCGCTCCCGTTCTGAAGCTCATGAACAAGCGTCATCAACGCGTGGACGAGATGTACGAGACGGCGCGCAAGGCTGAGCTCGGCGGTATTCACGTCACGTTCAACCTGATCTTCGGATATCCCGGCGAAACTGAATCCGATCGCCTCGAGACGTTCCGAACTATGAGCGACATTGCTGGACATTTCTGGAACGTCAGTTTTTCTCCGAACATTTTCACACCGTATCCCGGAATTCCAATCTGGCCTGAGCTGAGAGAACTGGGCGTGCACGAACCGCAGTCGCTACGCGAGTGGGCTGATATGCCACTCGGGACGAACGTGCTGCCCTGGCTGCGCGGCGAGGATCTGTCGCGATTACGCCGCGTTCTCGCGTACTTCCTGCTGAACAACCAGATACGTAAGGCCACCAGGACTTTCCCCCTTCTCCAGCGGAGCGCCCGAAAGTTTCTGGCAGCGCCAGTTCGCTGGAGGCTTCGCGCAAATCGATTTTCCTTTCCTTGGGAGCTTTGGATAGCGCGCTCTACTGAGAAACTCGTGACTCGCCGATCGCTGTTGACCGGCGAAACACTGCGCACGCAAGACGTCTGTTGA
- a CDS encoding class I SAM-dependent methyltransferase: MSATVRINIPVAGTGLALRCPRCEHSLYRVSGTRAVCSHCNLSIPCENGIWRGILPERAGHFEQFIREYEFVRSKEGRGSSDAAYYLNLPYSDHTDRNAAQWKIRGTTFRYIEDRILPAIIRRKGHSPSILDLGAGNCWLSYRLLIRGYRPVAVDLLTNEADGLGAATFFRGSVPELFPRFQAELDRLPFADNQFDMAIFNASFHYSEDFARTLGESIRCLRPGGSVIIADTAWYSNPDSGLRMVAERRQAFRREYGFASDSLCSLEFMTDARLTALEREFGIRWQIYRPFYGWRWHLRPLLAKLRGTREPSRFRIYVAEVRK; the protein is encoded by the coding sequence ATGAGTGCAACCGTACGAATCAACATCCCCGTTGCGGGCACCGGACTGGCCCTGCGCTGCCCGAGATGCGAGCACTCGCTTTACCGCGTAAGCGGTACACGTGCCGTCTGCTCCCATTGCAACCTGAGCATCCCGTGTGAAAACGGAATCTGGAGAGGCATTCTTCCCGAAAGGGCCGGGCATTTCGAGCAGTTCATCAGGGAGTATGAGTTTGTTCGGTCCAAGGAAGGCCGCGGCAGCTCTGATGCCGCTTATTACCTTAATCTTCCTTACTCCGACCATACCGACCGGAATGCAGCTCAGTGGAAGATTCGTGGAACAACATTTCGCTACATTGAAGATCGCATTCTTCCTGCAATCATTCGTAGGAAAGGCCACTCGCCCAGCATCCTTGATCTAGGCGCAGGAAACTGCTGGCTCAGCTACCGACTCCTTATTCGCGGCTACCGCCCTGTCGCGGTCGACTTGTTGACGAACGAAGCCGATGGTCTCGGAGCCGCCACATTCTTTCGAGGATCCGTTCCCGAACTTTTCCCTCGGTTTCAGGCAGAACTGGATCGCTTGCCGTTTGCAGATAACCAGTTCGATATGGCCATATTTAACGCGTCATTCCACTACTCCGAAGATTTCGCCCGAACTCTGGGCGAAAGTATTCGGTGTCTCCGACCTGGTGGATCCGTCATCATCGCTGACACTGCCTGGTACTCCAACCCCGATAGCGGCCTCCGGATGGTGGCGGAACGCCGACAGGCCTTTCGCCGCGAATACGGATTCGCATCCGACTCTTTGTGCAGCTTGGAGTTTATGACAGATGCCCGACTGACAGCACTTGAACGCGAATTCGGCATACGCTGGCAGATATACAGGCCGTTCTATGGGTGGCGCTGGCACCTTCGGCCTCTCCTGGCAAAGCTTAGAGGAACCCGGGAGCCCTCACGTTTCCGCATCTACGTCGCGGAGGTTCGGAAGTGA
- a CDS encoding radical SAM protein has translation MDLLLTHGYFLNEDAKELQIMKPYAPLGILYLCSHLRQKGFDVEVFDSTFSTREELYKVLRTETPAILGIYANLMTRKHVVEILRAARELGWICVVGGPEPGAYPKEYLECGAHIVVNGEGEVTMEELLPILLRRDFESLRHIAGIAFLDEGEAVRITGPRAQLRDLDAQPLPARGDIAMSKYLSAWRTAHGKSSVSLITARGCPYRCRWCSHQVYGQTHRRRNPVLVVDEIECLISEYQPDMMWIADDVFTIHHAWLRTYASEMRQRNLHIPFECITRADRMNSEVAELMATLGCFRIWIGSESGSQRVLDAMQRDVTTSEVQTAVELCRERGIQTGMFLMWGYEGEDLSDIEATLEHLKRTDPDIFFTTVAYPIKGTPYYEEVKDRLTQVKPWAETSDREITLRGRHPRSYYETADSLLRDEMALQRASRVAETSPEFAHDLEARINSARRFLRDAQREAQG, from the coding sequence GTGGACCTCCTTCTGACGCACGGCTACTTCCTGAACGAGGACGCGAAAGAGCTTCAGATCATGAAGCCCTACGCGCCCTTGGGAATCCTGTACCTCTGTTCTCATCTACGCCAAAAAGGATTTGATGTGGAGGTATTCGACTCCACCTTTTCAACCCGAGAAGAACTCTACAAAGTACTCCGCACAGAAACGCCTGCCATCCTGGGAATCTACGCGAACCTAATGACGCGAAAGCACGTCGTGGAGATACTTCGGGCGGCGCGTGAACTTGGCTGGATTTGCGTGGTCGGCGGGCCGGAGCCAGGCGCGTATCCGAAAGAATACTTGGAGTGCGGCGCGCATATCGTGGTCAACGGCGAAGGCGAAGTCACCATGGAGGAACTGCTTCCAATTCTTCTGCGACGCGACTTTGAGTCTCTGCGCCACATTGCCGGCATCGCGTTTCTCGATGAGGGCGAAGCCGTCCGGATTACCGGACCTCGGGCTCAGCTTCGCGACCTCGACGCACAACCATTGCCGGCGCGTGGCGACATTGCCATGAGCAAGTATCTATCTGCATGGCGCACCGCCCACGGCAAGAGCTCTGTTTCTCTGATCACTGCGCGTGGGTGCCCTTACCGCTGTCGCTGGTGCAGTCACCAGGTTTATGGCCAGACCCACAGGCGACGTAATCCCGTTCTTGTCGTGGACGAAATTGAATGCCTAATTTCCGAATATCAGCCTGACATGATGTGGATCGCCGACGACGTCTTTACTATCCATCACGCCTGGCTTCGAACCTACGCCAGCGAGATGCGTCAGCGGAATCTGCACATTCCTTTCGAGTGCATCACCCGTGCCGACCGGATGAATTCAGAGGTCGCCGAACTCATGGCCACGCTTGGCTGTTTCCGCATTTGGATCGGCTCAGAAAGCGGATCTCAACGCGTCCTCGATGCTATGCAGCGGGACGTGACAACATCCGAAGTTCAAACGGCCGTTGAACTCTGCCGCGAACGCGGCATTCAGACGGGCATGTTTCTGATGTGGGGTTACGAAGGCGAGGATCTTTCAGACATCGAAGCAACTCTCGAGCACCTGAAGCGCACGGACCCGGACATATTCTTCACCACCGTCGCTTACCCGATCAAAGGCACGCCTTACTACGAGGAAGTGAAAGATAGGCTCACCCAAGTCAAGCCCTGGGCCGAGACGAGCGATCGGGAGATCACTCTTCGGGGGCGACATCCTCGATCCTATTACGAAACAGCCGACTCCCTCTTGCGTGACGAAATGGCACTGCAACGTGCATCGCGAGTCGCTGAAACATCTCCAGAGTTCGCCCACGATCTCGAAGCCAGGATCAACTCCGCCCGGCGATTTCTCCGTGATGCGCAACGCGAGGCACAAGGATGA
- a CDS encoding radical SAM protein codes for MLLTHSYHLLYDRKQVRKMQPYPPLGTLFAASVLRQKGLSVALFDTMLRDPVSEFPDVLGACRPKIVAIYEDDFNFLTKMCLSRMRELAWQMAALAREAGAVVVCHGSDATDHAADYLQHSVDYVLFGESEYALADLCRKLSRGTAGAIPGVVQAESSILSTRVSHNVGDFTALPSPAWDLVDIKSYREAWRTAHGYFSLNLVSSRGCPYRCNWCAKPISGDKFRLRAPATVADEMLRLKRDCSAEHFWFADDVFALSHTWTTEFANEVQSRECQVAFKIQSRADLMSERTVADLKRAGCSEVWMGVESGSQKVLDAMDKGLHVQQIIDARNRLKSADIRACYFLQFGYPGEEWEDIQKTISLVRSTRPDDIGVSLSYPLPNTGFYNRVRDELGHKRNWRDSDDLCVIFKGAYTDSFYRAIRDALHAEVESWTAGVTTGLSVSDIWKSVESMEPFSRNSDATLAHSSARSSIVPLAQLAFNGKGA; via the coding sequence GTGCTGCTTACACATTCTTACCACCTCCTCTACGACCGTAAGCAGGTGCGCAAGATGCAGCCCTATCCCCCTCTTGGGACTCTATTCGCCGCCTCGGTGTTACGCCAAAAGGGCCTATCCGTCGCGCTTTTCGACACCATGCTGCGTGATCCTGTATCGGAGTTCCCCGATGTTCTGGGTGCGTGCCGTCCCAAGATCGTAGCCATCTATGAAGATGACTTTAACTTCCTCACGAAGATGTGCCTTAGCCGCATGCGTGAACTTGCGTGGCAGATGGCTGCTCTTGCGCGGGAGGCCGGTGCGGTCGTCGTGTGCCACGGCTCTGACGCTACCGATCACGCGGCAGACTATCTTCAACACAGCGTCGACTATGTGCTGTTTGGGGAATCCGAATACGCTCTTGCAGACTTATGCCGTAAGCTTTCGCGCGGCACTGCTGGCGCTATCCCAGGAGTAGTTCAGGCGGAATCATCGATACTTTCCACCCGCGTGTCTCACAACGTTGGCGATTTCACCGCTCTTCCCTCACCGGCCTGGGATCTTGTTGATATCAAGTCATACCGGGAGGCCTGGAGAACCGCTCACGGCTATTTCTCCTTGAATTTGGTCAGCAGTCGTGGTTGCCCGTATCGCTGCAATTGGTGCGCCAAGCCAATCTCCGGCGATAAGTTCCGGCTTCGTGCGCCGGCCACTGTTGCCGACGAAATGTTACGCCTGAAGCGCGATTGCAGTGCGGAGCATTTCTGGTTTGCGGACGATGTGTTTGCGCTCAGCCACACTTGGACCACTGAATTTGCCAATGAGGTACAAAGTCGTGAATGTCAGGTCGCCTTCAAGATCCAATCTCGCGCAGACCTCATGAGTGAACGAACCGTCGCCGATCTGAAGCGAGCAGGGTGCTCCGAGGTTTGGATGGGCGTGGAATCCGGCTCTCAGAAGGTGCTTGATGCCATGGACAAGGGTCTGCATGTTCAACAGATCATCGACGCTCGAAACCGCCTGAAGAGCGCCGATATCCGAGCCTGCTACTTCCTGCAGTTTGGATATCCCGGCGAAGAATGGGAAGACATCCAAAAGACGATATCGCTCGTACGAAGCACGCGCCCCGACGATATCGGCGTTTCGCTCTCCTATCCGTTGCCCAACACTGGTTTCTATAACCGCGTTCGCGATGAACTTGGCCACAAGAGAAATTGGCGAGATAGCGACGACCTCTGCGTCATATTCAAGGGTGCTTACACGGACTCGTTCTACCGTGCCATTCGCGACGCCCTTCATGCCGAAGTCGAAAGCTGGACCGCTGGCGTTACGACCGGACTTTCCGTATCCGACATATGGAAGTCCGTTGAAAGCATGGAGCCATTTAGCCGTAACTCAGACGCAACGCTGGCACACTCGTCCGCACGATCGTCCATTGTTCCTTTAGCGCAACTTGCATTCAACGGAAAGGGAGCATGA
- a CDS encoding methyltransferase domain-containing protein: MMTLSTFTASGRAFDAIAYEYDTLFTYSVVGTAQRESVWAVLSQVFKPGDRVLELNCGTGEDALFLAHREIHVLACDASKSMIDVASRKSSNVRTRGSIQFLCLPTENIANLVNQRFDGVLSNFSGLNCVQDIAALAATLCKVVKVGSKMVLCVSSRICAWELLYYGVRFDAKRAFRRLSGRVVKSFDGQQFTVTYPTLAKMREAFSPWFRVRSISAVGLCIPPSYLEHWARSHPKTLQMLKALDRQLATLPLFRVLGDHVLVVFEKVTR, encoded by the coding sequence ATGATGACACTGAGCACCTTTACCGCGTCAGGTCGCGCCTTCGATGCAATCGCTTACGAATACGACACTCTATTCACGTATTCGGTAGTTGGGACGGCGCAGCGAGAATCCGTTTGGGCCGTGCTCTCACAGGTTTTCAAGCCTGGGGATCGCGTTCTCGAACTGAACTGCGGTACGGGCGAAGACGCTCTGTTTCTCGCTCACAGAGAGATACACGTTCTGGCCTGCGATGCTTCCAAGTCGATGATTGACGTTGCGTCGCGTAAGTCGAGTAATGTGCGCACGCGTGGATCGATTCAGTTTCTGTGTCTCCCAACCGAGAATATTGCGAACCTGGTTAACCAGCGATTTGACGGTGTGCTGTCGAACTTCTCAGGGCTGAACTGCGTGCAAGACATTGCCGCACTCGCTGCCACTCTATGCAAAGTTGTGAAAGTTGGATCGAAAATGGTGCTCTGTGTATCTTCGCGTATTTGCGCGTGGGAGCTCCTATATTACGGTGTTCGCTTCGATGCTAAGCGCGCGTTTCGTAGGCTATCCGGCAGGGTAGTAAAGTCCTTCGACGGGCAGCAATTCACAGTCACCTACCCGACGCTGGCCAAAATGAGAGAAGCGTTCAGCCCCTGGTTCCGAGTTCGAAGCATTAGTGCCGTCGGCCTTTGTATTCCGCCCTCTTACCTCGAACACTGGGCACGATCACATCCAAAAACACTCCAGATGCTTAAGGCTCTCGATCGACAACTCGCTACCCTGCCGCTCTTTCGCGTCCTTGGCGATCACGTCTTGGTGGTCTTCGAGAAGGTGACCCGATGA
- a CDS encoding cupredoxin domain-containing protein, with translation MVLIALMNSGLAAAEARKIEITAKRFEYSPAEITIKRGETVTLVVRSLDVAHGLKFKELEAQTEIPKGRTAELTLTPTQAGTFVGQCSHFCGSGHGQMKLTLHVTD, from the coding sequence ATGGTATTGATCGCATTGATGAACTCGGGACTCGCTGCCGCAGAGGCACGGAAAATTGAGATCACCGCGAAAAGGTTTGAATACTCTCCGGCGGAAATCACTATTAAGCGGGGTGAGACGGTGACCCTGGTTGTCCGCAGCCTCGACGTTGCACATGGACTCAAGTTCAAAGAGCTCGAAGCGCAGACAGAGATCCCTAAGGGAAGAACAGCGGAACTGACACTAACGCCGACCCAGGCGGGCACGTTCGTCGGACAATGCAGTCATTTTTGCGGGTCGGGTCATGGCCAAATGAAGTTGACGCTTCACGTTACGGATTAA